The following is a genomic window from Bacteroidales bacterium.
TAAAAAGAGAAACCGAAGAAGAAACAGGTTATAAAGTTACCGATGTCCACAAAATATTTGAAGCATATATGTCGCCAAGTTCTGTAACAGAAATAGTTCATTTTTTTATTACGGAATATTCAAAATCAATGAAAATTGGCGAAGGTGGCGGAGTTGAACACGAAGAGGAAAATATCGAAGTTCTAGAAATGGAAATAGAAAAAGCAATGAAAATGATAGAAACAGGAGAAATTAAAGATGGGAAAACAATCATGTTACTTCAATATATAAAACTTCAAAACCTAATCTAAATGGGAAACAAAAAATCATTATTAATTTTAGTTGCCGGACCTTACCGGTCTGGAACAAAAGACATTCCAGAACTAATTGAAGCAAATGTCAGGGCGATGAACGAAATGGCATTGGAACTTTATAAAATGGGACATTTGCCGGTTTTGGGTGAATGGTTTGCGTTACCCATAATAGAAACGGCTGGTTCTAAAGAAATTGGCGACAAAATATTTAATGATATTTTTCATCCAATTGCAGTGAAACTTATTGACCATTGCGACGCTGTTTTAAGAATTGGAGGGATTTCATCAGGCGCAGACGAAATGGTAAACATCGGAATGCAAAAAGGGAAAATAATATTCAAAAGTAAATCAGAAATAGACAAACTTCTCTAAAAAAACAAATATGAACATGATAAATATACCGAAATTCAAATTGATTGGTCTTAAACTCGGCAACAAAACAACTAACGAAAACGGACAGTCAGGCATTGACTGTGGTAACTTATGGCAAAAGTTTGAGACAGAAAATTTTGCAGAAAGAATACAAAACAAAGTAAGTAGTGAAATTTACGCAGTCTATTACAACTATGATGGCG
Proteins encoded in this region:
- a CDS encoding DUF4406 domain-containing protein — its product is MGNKKSLLILVAGPYRSGTKDIPELIEANVRAMNEMALELYKMGHLPVLGEWFALPIIETAGSKEIGDKIFNDIFHPIAVKLIDHCDAVLRIGGISSGADEMVNIGMQKGKIIFKSKSEIDKLL